The Sphingomonas naphthae nucleotide sequence CTCGTTGAAGCTCTTGTGCGCGACGAGGCCCGATCCACCGGTGGCCGTGGTGATATTCTCGCCGCGCCCGCGCCAGTAGCTGGCATAAGGGCCGACGATCACTTTGCCGATCTGCCCGTCCCAGCCGGCCTCGACGCCATAGCCAAACTTGTCCTTGTGATCGCCCTGCGACTGGAAGCGATCGAGCCCGGCCTGCGCCTCGACGCGGAAGCCCTTGAAGGTGGAGGCGCTCGCGTCGGTGGCCGGGGTGCTGCTCGGCACGTCCTGCGCCTGAGCGGCGCCCGCCAGCAGGAGCACGGCCGCCACGGCCGTGAGGTTACGCATACGCATACTGATACCCTTTCGACAAAACCCTGTCGGCGGGCAAAAGACTGGAGGGGGCCTCCGGTTCCGAGAATATCAGTTCTGAATAGAAACTTTTATCCGTCAGTCGGGCGGCATTCGGTCTAGCGGCACACCCCGAACCCGCCCCGCGCCGCCATGTCGAGGTGCAGGTGATCGTGGTGCGCGCGATTGTAATCCGGGCTGAGCGTCGTGGCGAACAGGGTGCAGGCGCCGTCGCGGATGTCGCGCAGGAAGGCCGCCTCGGCCCCCTTCCCCGTCCAGTCCGCCGCGACACCGATGCGCCGCCCGTCCGCCAGCCGCACGCCCGCCACGTCGATCGCGCGGGCGCGGGCATGTTCGCTCCAATTGGCGCCCTCGGCCCGGCCGTAGATGCGGCGACAGCTGTAGCTGCCGAAATGCTCGATCCGCGCGGCCGGCACGCCGAAATGGCGGAGCGCGGCGGGTTGCACCACCTGCCACTCCCATAGCACCAGTGCCGCCGCGACCGCGCAGGAGGTGCCGAGATCGGCGGGCGCCAGCGCCAGCCCGTTCGCCCCACCCGGCCGCAAAGCCACCGCATCGTCATAGCCGCAATGCGCCCCGCTCGTCCGGTCGGGCGGGCGGCTGTAGCGCACGCCCGCGCGATCGAGCAAAGCGGTGCAGGCCGGCGCATCACCCGCCAGCGCGACCAGCTTGCCGCGCGTGGCCAGGCCGATCGGCTCGCCGAGATCGAGCGGCGTCCACGGCAGATCCTCCGGCCCGCGCCGCGTGGCGACGAACAGCAGCAGCGCGAGGAGCGCGCCGACGCCCAGGACCAGCAGGATCGCGGTCAGCCGCCGCACGATAGGGAGGAAACGCATTGCATCCCCCTACGTTCGAGACAGCGGAGCGTTGCATGATCGCCGATGCCGCGCCCGCCCGAGGAGAGCCGCATGACCGTCACCCGCCTCACCACCAAGCGCGTCGAGAAACCATGGGGCCGCCGCGACCTGTGGCCGGGCTTCGCCGACGTCGCCTCAGGCGGCGATCCGGTGGGAGAGGTGTGGTTTCAGGAGCCCGACGGGTCGCAGCCCGAACTGCTCGTCAAATATCTCTTCACCTCGGCCAAGCTCTCGATCCAGGTCCACCCCAATGACGCCGAGGCGCGCGAGCGCGGCTATCCGCGCGGCAAGGACGAGGCGTGGGTGATCCTCGCCGCCGATCCCCACGCCTCGATCGCGATCGGCACGCTGAACGTGCTGGAGCCCGCCGAATTGCGCGAGAGCGCGCTGGACGGGACGATCGAGCAGAAGATGGACTGGCACGCGGTGAAGGCGGGCGACAGCTTCTACTCGCCCGCCGGCACCGTCCACGCGATCGGCGCGGGGCTGACGCTCGTCGAGGTGCAGCAGAATGTGGACCTCACCTACCGGCTCTACGATTATGGCAGCGATCGCGAACTGCATCTCGACGATGGCGTGGCCGTGTCGAAGCCGGTGCCGTTCGTCGCGCCCTATATCCCGCAGGAGGTAGCGCCCGGCCGGATGCGGCTCGCCGAAGGCCCCGCCTTCGTGCTGGAGCGCTGGAGCGTGGCCGGTGGCGGCACGCTGGACGCCGGTGGCGCCAAGCTGTGGCTGATCCCGCTGGCGGGCGCCGGGACGATCGGCGGCGAAACCGTCGAGGCCGGCGGCGTGTGGGTGATCGAGGACGGCGCCGCGACCGACGTGACGCTGGGCGAGGGCAGCGATCTGCTGGTGGCCTATGCCGGGGGCGATGTGATCGAAGGGCTGTGGCGCGGCGCCTGAGGCCCCGCCGCGCTATTGCCGCATTGCCGCCTCCAGCGGCTCTTCCGTCACCGGATAGCCCAACCCCTCGGGGATGCGCAGTACCCCATCCACGATCTGCGGCGTGATGACCTGCGGCGGATGGGCGAAGCAATCGGCCCGCGCCGCCTCGATATCGGCGAAGCGCGCCAGCCGCTCCAGATTGCGGCGGGTGGGGAAGATCAGCTTGATCTCGCCTGCCTCGGCCATCGCCAGCGTCTCGGCGGCGGTCGCCCAGAAGGCGGTCGCGCACTCGCTGCCGTCCACCACCGGTTCGGCGTCGTCGGGCGCCTCGGCCAGATAGAAGCGCGTGTCGAACACCCGGCGCAGCGGGGCGTGCGGCCGCCAGCGCGCGAAATAGGTGAGCGCCTCGGGATCCACCGTCACGCCGACCTCCTCGGCCGTCTCGCGCACGGCGGCGATGCGGTGGGCGCGATCCTCGTCGCCGCCCGCCGCCACATGATCCTCGGGATCGACCCGCCCGCCCGGAAACACGATCGCCCCCGCCGCGAACGCCAAAGTCGCCCCGCGCTCGACCATCAGGATGGCCGGCGGGCGCCCGGCCTGCGGCCGCATCAGGATGAGGGTCGCCGCAGGGATGGGCGGATTGGGCGCATCGGACATCCTGTCACCTACCACGCGACCGCGGTTCGCGCTACCGGGCGCACCCCGTGACGCGATGGCACCGGAAGCGTGGCGCCACGTTGTCAGGGAATAATCAGGAGATGCCGATGTCCCACGCCCGCCCGTTGCCCGATGCCGCCGTCGCCCCCTGGCCGGCCCAGCCCGCGCCGATCCGGCATGACGACGCGCCGCCGCCGCACGGTGCGGCCACCACGGACACGGTCCGCACCCCCGACGACAGCACGCCCCAGACCCAGGCCAATGCCGCGCGCTGGGCGGCCGCCGGCGTGGGCATCGGCATCGGTTCGGCCGCGCTGGTGGCGGCCTTCCTGTATGCGAGCAAGTCGAAGCGGAAAAAGTAGCCGCGACCAGCGGCGATCGCGGCCTACCGCCCCGCGATCGCCCGCGCCGGCGCCAGATAGGTCCGCCCGATCCGCACCTCCGCGCCATCGGCCAGCACGGCGTGCCACGCGCCCATCCCGTCATGCACCAGCTTGGCGATCCGGTCGCGGCGCACGATCGTCGATCGGTGGAGGCGGATGAAGCGTTCCGGATCGAGCCGGCGCTCCAGTTCACCGATCGTGTGGTGGAGCAGATAGCTGCGCGGGCCGACGTGGAGGCGCATGTAGTCGCGTTCGGCGTCGATCCGGTCGATGTCGATCGCGGCGATGCGGATCATTTCGGAGCGGTGGGGCACCCAGAATTCGGTGGCGAAATCGGTATCGGCGGTGGGGCCGGCGGTCTCGCCCGCGTCGAGCGCGCCCTGCACGCGCTCGACCGCGCGTGTCAGGCGATCGGGGGCGACCGGCTTCAGCACATAATCCACCGCCGCCACGTCGAACGCCTCCACCGCGAAGCGATCGAAGGCGGTGCAGAAGATGATCGCGGGGCGCTTCGGCTTGTCGGCCAGCGCGCGGGCGACGCCCATGCCGTCCAGCCCCGGCATGGCGATGTCGAGCAGCAGCAGATCGGGTTGGAGCGCCTCGACCATGCGGAGCGCCGCGTCGCCGTCCCCGGCCGTACCGATCAGGTCGATCGCGGGGTTCGCCGCGCACAGGATCTGGAGCCGCTCGGCCGCCAGCGGCTCGTCGTCCACGATCAGCGTGCGCAGGACGCGGGGCGGATCATTGGCCATGTGCGGATCCCCTGACCCGTTCGTCCTGAGCGTAGTCGAAGGACGTGCCCCAAGCGGGTGGCTCTCCACGTCCTTCGACTTCGCTCAGGACGAACGGATCTTTTGCGGTGACGGCGCGACGCACGCGATCAGCAGCCATTGCGCACCAGCGGCATGGTCAGCACCACCGAATATCCCCCCGAACTGAGCGGCCCATGGTGGCAGGATGCAGCGTCTCCATGCCGCGCCGCAAGCCTCTCGCGCACATTGGCGAGGCCGACGCCGGTGCCGGGCATCCCCAGCAGCTCCGCGCCGATCCCCGGATCGGCATCGTCGCGCACCGACAGGACGAGGCCGCGCGCATCCTCGGTCGCGCTCACCGAGATGGTGACGGGCCGGGTGGTGCGCGACACGCCATATTTGATCGCATTTTCGACGAGCGGCTGGAGGATCAGGCCGGGCACGCAGGCGTCCTCCAGCGAGGGCGGGATATCGATCGCCACGATCAGCCGGTCGCGGAAGCGCACCGCCTCGATCTCGAGATATTGCCGCTGGAGCGCGATCTCCTCGGCCAAGGTCACGTCGGTGGTAGCATCCACCGTCAGGCTGGTACGGAAGAAGGCGGCGAGATTCTGGATCATCGCCTCGGCCTTTTCGCTCCGGTTCTGGAGGACGAGGCTGGAGAGCGAATTGAGCGTGTTGAACAGGAAGTGCGGGTTCACCTGATAGCGCAGCGCGCGCAGTTCGGCGGCGCGGGCGGCCGCCTGATAGCCGGCGGCGGCGCGCTCCACCTCGCGCACGGCGGCGGCATAAGCGAGCGCGAAATAGAAGGCGCACCAGGCGACGAGGAAGAAATAGCCGTTCATCGTCGTGTCGGCGATCATGCCGAGTGGATCGACGACCTTCTCGTCGACCAGATCGCCGTCGGTGCCGACCGAGATGGTCATGGTCTTGTCCTCGATCCGCACCGTCTTGGCCTCGGTCGGGTGGCGGATCACGACGGTTTCGTGCGGGGTCGTGCGCAGCTTGTAGAAGACGTACCAATTGGCGCTGGAATAGATCAGGGCGGCGGGCGCGCAGATCACCAGCGCCAGGAGGATCGCCTTCGTCAGCGACCAGCTCCGGGCGCAGCGCAGGATCAGGTAAAGCCCGTAGGTGACGGCGATGCCGATCACCCCCACCAGCAGCCGCCAGCCCGCCATCTCCCACCGGTTCTCGAAGGTCATCGCCAGCGCGCGGGCGGTGGCGATGGCGTAATAGAACAGCCAGAAGCCGACGATCGAGATCAGGGCGACGCGCGGGGAGACGCGCGCGGAAAGAGGGG carries:
- a CDS encoding outer membrane protein, with amino-acid sequence MRMRNLTAVAAVLLLAGAAQAQDVPSSTPATDASASTFKGFRVEAQAGLDRFQSQGDHKDKFGYGVEAGWDGQIGKVIVGPYASYWRGRGENITTATGGSGLVAHKSFNEIGVGVRAGYQVTPALIVFGQGGYVNSEQRRSWSGQGAAGTGRFYDKFKTDGYQVGGGVEYSIRPNVYVKAAYRYSNYEDHTARQAVIGGVGVRF
- a CDS encoding extensin family protein — translated: MRFLPIVRRLTAILLVLGVGALLALLLFVATRRGPEDLPWTPLDLGEPIGLATRGKLVALAGDAPACTALLDRAGVRYSRPPDRTSGAHCGYDDAVALRPGGANGLALAPADLGTSCAVAAALVLWEWQVVQPAALRHFGVPAARIEHFGSYSCRRIYGRAEGANWSEHARARAIDVAGVRLADGRRIGVAADWTGKGAEAAFLRDIRDGACTLFATTLSPDYNRAHHDHLHLDMAARGGFGVCR
- a CDS encoding class I mannose-6-phosphate isomerase, whose protein sequence is MTVTRLTTKRVEKPWGRRDLWPGFADVASGGDPVGEVWFQEPDGSQPELLVKYLFTSAKLSIQVHPNDAEARERGYPRGKDEAWVILAADPHASIAIGTLNVLEPAELRESALDGTIEQKMDWHAVKAGDSFYSPAGTVHAIGAGLTLVEVQQNVDLTYRLYDYGSDRELHLDDGVAVSKPVPFVAPYIPQEVAPGRMRLAEGPAFVLERWSVAGGGTLDAGGAKLWLIPLAGAGTIGGETVEAGGVWVIEDGAATDVTLGEGSDLLVAYAGGDVIEGLWRGA
- a CDS encoding NUDIX hydrolase, whose protein sequence is MSDAPNPPIPAATLILMRPQAGRPPAILMVERGATLAFAAGAIVFPGGRVDPEDHVAAGGDEDRAHRIAAVRETAEEVGVTVDPEALTYFARWRPHAPLRRVFDTRFYLAEAPDDAEPVVDGSECATAFWATAAETLAMAEAGEIKLIFPTRRNLERLARFADIEAARADCFAHPPQVITPQIVDGVLRIPEGLGYPVTEEPLEAAMRQ
- a CDS encoding LytR/AlgR family response regulator transcription factor; protein product: MANDPPRVLRTLIVDDEPLAAERLQILCAANPAIDLIGTAGDGDAALRMVEALQPDLLLLDIAMPGLDGMGVARALADKPKRPAIIFCTAFDRFAVEAFDVAAVDYVLKPVAPDRLTRAVERVQGALDAGETAGPTADTDFATEFWVPHRSEMIRIAAIDIDRIDAERDYMRLHVGPRSYLLHHTIGELERRLDPERFIRLHRSTIVRRDRIAKLVHDGMGAWHAVLADGAEVRIGRTYLAPARAIAGR
- a CDS encoding sensor histidine kinase, which produces MASPLSARVSPRVALISIVGFWLFYYAIATARALAMTFENRWEMAGWRLLVGVIGIAVTYGLYLILRCARSWSLTKAILLALVICAPAALIYSSANWYVFYKLRTTPHETVVIRHPTEAKTVRIEDKTMTISVGTDGDLVDEKVVDPLGMIADTTMNGYFFLVAWCAFYFALAYAAAVREVERAAAGYQAAARAAELRALRYQVNPHFLFNTLNSLSSLVLQNRSEKAEAMIQNLAAFFRTSLTVDATTDVTLAEEIALQRQYLEIEAVRFRDRLIVAIDIPPSLEDACVPGLILQPLVENAIKYGVSRTTRPVTISVSATEDARGLVLSVRDDADPGIGAELLGMPGTGVGLANVRERLAARHGDAASCHHGPLSSGGYSVVLTMPLVRNGC